The Marinitoga hydrogenitolerans DSM 16785 genome includes a window with the following:
- a CDS encoding V-type ATP synthase subunit I, which produces MHEKLKPFTIISNKYELESISKKILDSQEIEIISLDKVLDQHALKVLKTEKENAYKYIYENFINIFNYAEKVPEPKTKKIKFPLIIDKEKILEFSKKLDSKMKSISETMEKLKEEREKLEKEIEIFEKLKPIKLKIEDLKKLKFLKYTVGKISTMYYARFLESIKDRNILVINLAEDSDFTWLFIIYDSKIKIEKTLSIANFQEYIISNEYIGTPKEILWELYDKYRSLKYEIEMLKISLKKIFFENRRHIYKYFDYIFVLKNIYDLTHSMRFTENFFVISGWATEKIYSELLNYSKENEFVLLLDYSFNEKSPTLLRNNSFFKHFEFVVKMFGTPSSDEIDPTPIISILFLLFYGMMFGDAGQGMILSLFGFWIYKKKKNDLFYIIGASGISSVLFGILYGSFFGFENVIKPLWKRPMDNINYFLMLSIYFGIAILTAAMSLNIINKIKNKKNKELIFDPNGYAGISLYWILLGSIFYMIKNGVFPSISYFFIIFLITLIYIKSIIFEEGSLGEKIVQGFFELFEVMLGYLSNTLSFIRLGAFALNHAGLFLAFYMMSKMTNNSFLSFTILLLGNVLIIVLEGLVVFIQTLRLEYYEFFTRFFKGNGKEFNPIKYKF; this is translated from the coding sequence ATGCATGAAAAATTAAAACCTTTTACAATTATTTCTAATAAATACGAATTAGAATCTATTTCAAAAAAAATTTTAGATTCACAAGAAATTGAAATTATTTCACTCGACAAAGTTTTAGATCAACACGCTTTAAAAGTATTAAAAACTGAAAAAGAAAACGCATACAAATATATATATGAAAATTTTATAAATATATTTAATTACGCAGAAAAAGTTCCAGAACCTAAAACAAAAAAAATAAAATTTCCATTAATTATAGATAAAGAAAAAATTTTAGAATTTTCAAAAAAATTAGATTCCAAAATGAAAAGCATATCTGAAACAATGGAAAAGCTAAAAGAAGAAAGAGAAAAATTGGAAAAAGAAATTGAAATATTTGAAAAATTAAAACCTATAAAACTAAAAATTGAAGACCTTAAAAAATTAAAATTTTTAAAATATACTGTTGGAAAAATTAGTACTATGTATTATGCCAGATTCTTAGAAAGTATTAAAGATAGAAATATACTGGTAATTAATCTTGCTGAAGACTCTGATTTCACATGGCTTTTTATTATTTATGACTCAAAAATTAAAATCGAAAAAACGTTATCAATCGCTAATTTTCAAGAATATATTATTTCAAATGAGTATATTGGAACTCCAAAAGAAATACTTTGGGAATTATATGATAAATATCGTTCTTTGAAATATGAGATTGAAATGTTAAAAATCTCTTTAAAAAAAATATTTTTTGAAAACAGAAGACATATTTACAAATATTTCGATTATATTTTCGTATTAAAAAATATATATGATCTCACTCATTCAATGAGATTCACAGAAAATTTCTTTGTAATCTCAGGTTGGGCAACTGAAAAGATATATTCTGAATTATTAAATTACTCGAAAGAAAATGAATTTGTTTTACTTCTTGATTATTCATTTAACGAGAAATCCCCAACTCTATTGAGAAACAATAGCTTTTTTAAACATTTTGAATTCGTCGTAAAAATGTTCGGAACACCTTCAAGTGATGAAATAGATCCAACTCCTATAATTTCAATATTATTCTTACTGTTTTATGGCATGATGTTCGGAGATGCTGGACAGGGAATGATATTATCTTTATTTGGTTTCTGGATTTATAAGAAAAAAAAGAATGATCTCTTTTATATTATTGGCGCTTCCGGTATTTCGTCTGTACTATTTGGTATTTTATATGGAAGTTTTTTTGGTTTCGAAAATGTAATAAAACCTTTATGGAAAAGGCCTATGGACAATATAAATTATTTTTTAATGCTTTCTATATATTTTGGTATTGCAATACTTACAGCAGCAATGTCTTTGAATATAATAAATAAAATAAAAAATAAAAAGAATAAAGAATTAATTTTTGATCCGAATGGATATGCTGGAATTTCTCTTTATTGGATTTTATTAGGTTCAATATTTTATATGATAAAAAATGGTGTTTTCCCATCTATTAGTTATTTTTTCATCATATTTCTCATAACTCTTATATATATAAAGAGCATTATTTTTGAAGAAGGAAGTTTAGGAGAAAAAATTGTCCAGGGATTTTTCGAATTATTTGAAGTTATGTTGGGTTATCTAAGTAATACCCTATCTTTTATCAGATTAGGCGCTTTTGCATTAAATCATGCCGGATTATTTTTAGCTTTTTATATGATGTCAAAAATGACAAATAATTCCTTTTTATCTTTTACAATTCTTTTGCTTGGTAATGTTTTAATTATTGTTTTAGAAGGTTTAGTCGTTTTTATTCAAACATTAAGGTTAGAGTATTATGAATTCTTTACGCGTTTCTTTAAAGGAAATGGAAAAGAGTTCAATCCTATTAAATATAAATTTTAG
- a CDS encoding V-type ATP synthase subunit F, translating to MKFFLISDNIDTTTGLRLSGVKGVVVHEKNEILEAFKNALKDKNIGVILITELAAKKIPEELKNHKLSGKLPLIFVIPDRHGWRSDKDFITKYVEEAIGVRINE from the coding sequence ATGAAATTTTTTCTCATTAGCGATAACATCGATACTACAACAGGTTTAAGATTAAGTGGTGTAAAAGGTGTTGTTGTTCATGAAAAAAATGAGATTTTAGAAGCATTTAAAAACGCTCTAAAAGATAAAAATATTGGTGTTATTTTAATTACAGAGTTAGCAGCCAAAAAAATACCTGAAGAATTAAAAAATCATAAACTTTCAGGAAAACTTCCTCTTATTTTTGTTATACCTGACAGACACGGTTGGAGAAGTGATAAAGATTTTATTACCAAATATGTAGAGGAAGCTATTGGGGTGAGAATAAATGAATGA
- a CDS encoding ATP synthase subunit C gives MAYIISLFILVFLTVVFGFYFAKNPEKSRRFAKKIFAGNIALFIAIMVFALISLVPTTTYAASDNPSTPVVDTTDNTGLGLIGAALATGLAAVGAGVGVGMVGAASVGAISEKPELLGKTLIYVGLAEGIAIYGLIVTIMILGRI, from the coding sequence ATGGCATACATTATTTCTCTCTTTATTTTAGTATTTTTAACTGTTGTTTTCGGATTTTATTTTGCAAAAAACCCAGAAAAATCCAGAAGATTCGCAAAGAAAATATTTGCAGGAAACATAGCTCTATTTATAGCTATTATGGTATTCGCTTTAATTAGTTTAGTTCCAACAACTACATACGCTGCTTCTGATAATCCTTCAACTCCTGTAGTTGATACAACAGACAATACAGGTCTAGGATTAATCGGTGCTGCTTTAGCTACAGGTTTAGCTGCTGTTGGTGCTGGTGTCGGTGTCGGTATGGTTGGTGCTGCTTCAGTTGGTGCAATTAGTGAAAAACCGGAATTGTTAGGAAAAACTTTAATCTATGTTGGCTTAGCTGAAGGTATTGCTATTTATGGGTTAATAGTTACCATAATGATACTTGGGAGGATATAA